The window GCACACAATCGGTGGCGGGGCGCACCCCGGTGCCCACCAGCACCAGGTCAGCAGGCAGACGCTCGCCATTGTTGAGCACCACATGGGTGAGGTGCAGTTCACCTTCGAACTTCACGGCGTTGACATGAGTGCGAAACAGCACCCCGTTTTGCTCGTGAAGCCTGCGAATGGCCGTGCCAAGGCGCTGGCCGAATTGGGTCAGGAAAGGAATTTCATGGCGCGCCAGAACGGTGACCTGCAGCCCGCGTTCGCGCAACGCCGAGGCTGCTTCCAGGCCGATGAAGCTGTCGCCGATGATCACCGCGTGCCCGCCCGGCTGCGCCGCATCGAGCAAGGCGCTGGCATCGTCACGAGAGCGTAATGTCAGGACTTGGCGCAGGTGGGCGCCGGGCAACTCCAGTGGTTTTGCAATGCCGCCGGTGGTGATCAGTGCAGCATCGTAAGTCAGTTGCCGACCGCCATCGAAGGTGACCTGTCTGTTCTCCAGATCCATGCCCGTCACTGCCGCCTGAACACGCTCGATGTGCTGATCGCGATAGAAGTCCTCGTCGCGCAACAGCGGGACTTCATCAGGCGACATCTGCCCGGCGATCACGAATTTGCTCAAGGCGGTTCGGTCATAGCCAGGGTTCTGCTGCGGATCGATCAGGACCAGCCGCCCTGCAAAGCCCTGATCGCGCAGCGCAGACGCTGCAGCCGTGCCCGCAGCACCTGCACCGACAATCACGAAGCACCGCGAGTCGGCGCCAACCCTTTCATTGCCAACGGGCACTGGCTGATCATCGACCAACACCTGGCCATCCACTATCTGCGCCGGGTAGCGTTGCAAGCTGTCCAGCGCGGGAGGTTCGCGAAGACTGCCGTCGACAATCGCAAACGCTGCCTTGTGCCACGGACAGATCAGTTGGCCGTTACAGATGGCGCCTTCAGCCAGCGGAGCCCCGGCATGAGGGCATTTGCCTTGATACGCGCGAACCTGATCATCGAAACGTACCAGAGCGATTGTCTTGTCGCCGATCGTGACCTGCGTCGCGCGGTCAGTCGGCAAATCGGCAAAGCGGGCGACTGCGTGGAGAGGCATGGCAGGTCTCCTGAATATAGTTGCGCTATCCACCCGTAGGCGCTGCCGAAGGCTGCGAATCGCGGTGCCTCAGACAACCATGACTCGCAGCCTGCGGCAGCGCCTACAGCTCAAGATGATTTATCACCGCACCAACCCCAACCGTTCATGCCAGTCGGCAATGGACTCCTCGGGATAGCCCTCGAACTCTTTGTCGCCTTTTCTCACACTCACCTCCACCCATGACGCCTTGGAGTACAGCAACAAGTGGGTGTGTTCCGGCGGGGTGGGCAGGGGTGTGTCGATGGCCGAGGCGAACGGGTGGATCAGCTCCGGCCACTCCGGGCTGAACAGCCACAGGCCGCTACCGCACAACTTGCAGAAGTGCCGCTCGGCACTACTGGTACTGACGTGGTGGTCTTCGCGCATTTTCGCGTGGTAGATCGAGATGTGCTCGCGGCCTTTGACGTTGAGGCTCTTGGCATCGCCACCCAGATTGATGGCGTAACCGCCGCCGCCCTGAGTTTTGCGACAGATGGAGCAGTAGCAGCGTTGATAAGGGTAGGGGTGAGCGCTGTTGAGGCTGAACTCGACCTCGCCGCAGTGACATGAACCTTCCAGACGCATGGCAGATCTCCTTTTTGTTCCGCCGAGTGAGGGGGCGGGATTTCTCGCTATTCAAGGTCTAGACAAGCAGATTTCGCGTTTGCGTGACGACGTTCGTCGGACCCCGCTCAAGGGGGTTGTCTAAATATTTTGAAATAATTACTTCGTTGAACTTTTTGCACTCAAGAAGGGCGCATTTCAGTCGATAGCCCCTAGGGTTGTCCTACAACTTACTGCCCACCCCCTTCTGCCAAATAAAAAAGAGCTTGCGCATGAACCTACGCAATTTGACCATCGCCCGCCGTGCCGGTCTTGGCTTCACGCTGATTTCCCTTCTGGTTGCCGTGCTGGGCTGGTTCGCCCTGGCGCAGATGTCGGCGATCCGCGAGAGTGAAGTGGCGGTCGAAACCAACTGGATGCCGAGCATGCGAGTGGTCAACGACATCCGGGAAATCATGCTGCGCATCCGTACCATCTCGCTGCGTATGGCCCTTGACCCGGACCCGAAGAACATTGCCACTTACCGCAGCCAGCTTGATGTTCGCAGCGCCGATCTGAACAAGAAACTCGATTATTTTTCGTCGTTCGTCGATACCCCGGAAGAAAAGGTCCTGGATGATCAGTTCCGCGTGACCCTGGGGCAGTATCAAAAGGCGCTGGATCAATCGTTTGTGATTGCCGCGCAGAATGATCGTGAAGCGTTGAACAAGTTGCTGCTGGTGGACATGAAAACCATCGTCGACGGTTCCGGCAAGCAGTTGTCGGACCTGGGCGATTTTTACGTGCAGCGCGTGGACGCCGAAGGCAAGGCCGCCGAGGCGCAGTACGAGAAGTCGCGCAACATCGTGTTCATCTTCGTGATCATTGCTGGCCTGGGCACTGTCGGCCTGGCCTTGCTGCTGACCCGCAGCATCGTGCGCCCACTGGAAGGCGCGGTCACGGCAGCTGAACATGTGGCCAATGGGGATCTGACCCAGAAGATCAGCGTCGATGGCAGCGACGAAGTGACTCGCCTGTTGGTCGCGCTGGACAAGATGCAGGGCAACCTTCGATCCGCCATGCAGCACATTGGCAGCTCCGCGACCCAGTTGGCCTCTGCCGCCACCGAGCTGAATTCGGTCACCGAAGACAGCTATCGCGGCCTGCACCAACAGAATGCCGAAATCGATCAAGCGGCGACCGCCATCAATGAAATGACCTCGGCGGTCGAGGAAGTGGCGCGCAATGCGGTGTCTACCTCCGATGCGTCCAACCACTCCAATCGCTCCGCCCAGGCCGGCCAGGCGCGGGTCGTTGAGACCGTGCAGTCGATCCAGACCCTGACCACCAATGTGCAGGCAACGTCGACACTGGTGCAGAATCTGGCTGACCAGTCCCAGGACATCGGCAAGGTGCTGGACGTGATCCGCTCGATTGCCGAACAGACCAACCTGTTGGCACTCAACGCGGCCATTGAAGCGGCGCGGGCCGGGGAATCGGGCCGGGGCTTCGCCGTGGTGGCCGACGAGGTGCGGGCACTGGCTCATCGCACGCAGCAGTCCACCCTGGAAATCGACAAGATGG of the Paucimonas lemoignei genome contains:
- the bedA gene encoding FAD-dependent pyridine nucleotide-disulfide oxidoreductase, which codes for MPLHAVARFADLPTDRATQVTIGDKTIALVRFDDQVRAYQGKCPHAGAPLAEGAICNGQLICPWHKAAFAIVDGSLREPPALDSLQRYPAQIVDGQVLVDDQPVPVGNERVGADSRCFVIVGAGAAGTAAASALRDQGFAGRLVLIDPQQNPGYDRTALSKFVIAGQMSPDEVPLLRDEDFYRDQHIERVQAAVTGMDLENRQVTFDGGRQLTYDAALITTGGIAKPLELPGAHLRQVLTLRSRDDASALLDAAQPGGHAVIIGDSFIGLEAASALRERGLQVTVLARHEIPFLTQFGQRLGTAIRRLHEQNGVLFRTHVNAVKFEGELHLTHVVLNNGERLPADLVLVGTGVRPATDCVPQAHREKDGSLRVDAGMQVCQGLWAAGDIATFPFGASTLRIEHWRLAQQQARIAARNMLGGAQRFEDVPFFWTFHFGKRIDYLGHAEQWDEIQFIGEPEHFEFLALICQADQVAAVVACQYERAMAMLAERMKQPLRVDEAMRLIEGLAK
- a CDS encoding glutathione-dependent formaldehyde-activating protein, giving the protein MRLEGSCHCGEVEFSLNSAHPYPYQRCYCSICRKTQGGGGYAINLGGDAKSLNVKGREHISIYHAKMREDHHVSTSSAERHFCKLCGSGLWLFSPEWPELIHPFASAIDTPLPTPPEHTHLLLYSKASWVEVSVRKGDKEFEGYPEESIADWHERLGLVR
- the mcpB_4 gene encoding histidine kinase, HAMP region: chemotaxis sensory transducer, coding for MNLRNLTIARRAGLGFTLISLLVAVLGWFALAQMSAIRESEVAVETNWMPSMRVVNDIREIMLRIRTISLRMALDPDPKNIATYRSQLDVRSADLNKKLDYFSSFVDTPEEKVLDDQFRVTLGQYQKALDQSFVIAAQNDREALNKLLLVDMKTIVDGSGKQLSDLGDFYVQRVDAEGKAAEAQYEKSRNIVFIFVIIAGLGTVGLALLLTRSIVRPLEGAVTAAEHVANGDLTQKISVDGSDEVTRLLVALDKMQGNLRSAMQHIGSSATQLASAATELNSVTEDSYRGLHQQNAEIDQAATAINEMTSAVEEVARNAVSTSDASNHSNRSAQAGQARVVETVQSIQTLTTNVQATSTLVQNLADQSQDIGKVLDVIRSIAEQTNLLALNAAIEAARAGESGRGFAVVADEVRALAHRTQQSTLEIDKMVSAMRSGSAEALESMQTSSARANETLTLAQGAGESLTDITSSINQISERNLVIASAAEEQAQVAREVDRNIVNIRDLSMQSTQGANQISASSNELSRLAGDLNQVVARFKV